In Phragmitibacter flavus, one DNA window encodes the following:
- a CDS encoding c-type cytochrome domain-containing protein, whose amino-acid sequence MSASATSVPSPAPARSEYSEAVERHHSPFAWTSFILLTTLFIVAMLFFPPFQGAANEQATPAWALFFGRFHPIAVHLPVGVLLMVAIMEVFVFVRGKAGGEALRAGQTFALGFGVFGAILAVVFGVVRSREGGFGSPTFQAHELLGVATGVGALLTFFFKVISDGTGRLTSVYRLLLLVTVAIMSVGGHFGGNLTHGSNYLVKHATPEIRNGMLYAESLVLSRFKAPEEPKTVAPGVAATTPTPTGLPPVIEPPSTAVGASPTPPAGTTAAVVADAKTGGTVYATLIAPIMAEKCNSCHDDDKSKGELRLDTHEMIMLGGGSGDNVVPGDPVASLMVERMKLPLDDDDRMPPSDEPQTTDEEVALIEWWVKQGASKDLLVIEAQIPAELNSLVEKMGVKAQGGSSGSTPPVLLAAAQGPAEATLAIAEAMKNVNGSGAILTPEQVSPAQLRFSALNIADQFDDAKMAQLSPIAEHLTMVDLSKTKITDASVAVLAKMKNLRELNLKDTKVTQAAAESLKKTNAKLVITANWSPTPAPAPAPAPKVAAAPIPAGGTGPGAGAMADAPVFNQVILPILQAKCISCHGEEKGRGKLRMHTFADLMKGGSDGETTVIAGNLKDSLMVVRAELPEDDDERMPPIDEPQLTKEEMALLKWWVEQGASETVTLAAIKKTPEIEEYLKAYAKAKPAAPKAVVEKPKPKELTEDEKKKIAVVSAKMTALSATFMPVSLETPGQMRFAAVNAADKFGDKEMAELAPIGLTVVWADFARTKITDAGLAYVAGMDNLERLHLENTGITDEGLSHLGRLTKLEYLNLYGTKVTDAGLAKLANNKGLKKLFVWQTGVTPAGAKKLEEVIPGLVVNVGLTEADVAKLIEAAKPPAPPAAAPAPTPAPAAAAKPATAAPKPAATATPAAPKPAEAPKPKPADAAPKPTPTPAPAPTATPKPADKPAPAPAPSTPPAAKPQPSEAEKPAPAPTPAAPAAAAQA is encoded by the coding sequence ATGTCTGCCAGCGCCACCAGTGTTCCTTCCCCTGCTCCAGCTCGTTCCGAATATTCGGAGGCGGTTGAACGTCATCATTCGCCGTTCGCCTGGACCTCGTTCATTTTGCTGACGACGCTTTTTATCGTCGCGATGTTGTTCTTTCCGCCGTTCCAGGGGGCGGCCAATGAGCAGGCAACTCCGGCATGGGCGTTGTTTTTTGGCAGATTCCATCCGATCGCGGTGCATTTGCCGGTGGGCGTTTTGCTGATGGTGGCGATCATGGAAGTGTTTGTGTTTGTGCGGGGCAAAGCAGGCGGGGAGGCGTTGCGGGCGGGGCAGACGTTTGCGTTGGGATTTGGGGTGTTCGGAGCGATCTTGGCGGTGGTGTTTGGTGTGGTGCGTTCGCGTGAAGGTGGATTTGGCAGTCCGACTTTCCAGGCGCATGAGTTGCTCGGCGTGGCGACCGGGGTGGGGGCGTTGCTGACGTTTTTCTTCAAGGTGATTTCCGATGGGACGGGCCGGTTGACCAGCGTTTACCGCTTGTTGCTGTTGGTGACCGTGGCGATCATGAGTGTCGGGGGCCACTTCGGGGGAAACTTGACCCATGGTTCCAATTATTTGGTCAAGCATGCGACGCCGGAGATTCGCAACGGGATGCTGTATGCGGAGAGTTTGGTGCTGTCCCGTTTCAAGGCACCTGAGGAGCCGAAGACGGTTGCGCCGGGAGTGGCAGCGACGACACCGACACCGACGGGATTGCCGCCAGTGATTGAGCCGCCATCGACAGCGGTGGGCGCGAGCCCCACGCCGCCTGCGGGGACGACGGCAGCGGTGGTGGCGGATGCGAAAACGGGTGGAACGGTTTATGCAACGTTGATTGCGCCCATCATGGCTGAGAAATGCAACTCGTGCCATGACGATGACAAGAGCAAGGGCGAGCTGAGGTTGGACACGCATGAGATGATCATGCTGGGCGGTGGCAGTGGTGACAATGTGGTGCCGGGAGATCCGGTGGCGAGTTTGATGGTGGAGCGGATGAAGCTGCCCTTGGATGATGATGATCGCATGCCGCCGAGCGATGAACCACAGACGACCGATGAAGAGGTGGCGTTGATTGAATGGTGGGTGAAGCAGGGCGCGAGCAAGGATTTGCTGGTGATTGAGGCGCAGATTCCCGCCGAGTTGAATTCGTTGGTGGAGAAGATGGGGGTGAAGGCGCAGGGTGGTTCATCAGGCAGCACGCCACCCGTTTTGCTGGCCGCAGCGCAGGGACCTGCGGAGGCGACCTTGGCGATTGCCGAGGCGATGAAAAACGTCAATGGCAGCGGTGCGATTCTGACGCCTGAGCAGGTGAGTCCGGCCCAGTTGCGTTTCAGTGCGTTGAATATTGCGGATCAATTTGATGATGCGAAGATGGCGCAACTGTCACCGATTGCCGAGCATCTGACGATGGTGGACTTGTCGAAGACAAAGATCACCGATGCGAGCGTGGCGGTTCTGGCGAAGATGAAAAATCTGCGTGAGCTGAATCTGAAAGATACCAAGGTGACTCAGGCGGCGGCGGAGTCGCTGAAAAAGACCAATGCCAAGCTGGTGATTACTGCCAACTGGTCGCCGACCCCGGCTCCAGCGCCTGCACCTGCACCGAAGGTGGCTGCTGCACCGATTCCTGCGGGTGGAACCGGACCGGGAGCGGGAGCAATGGCCGACGCGCCGGTGTTTAATCAGGTGATTCTGCCGATTCTTCAGGCGAAGTGCATCAGTTGCCATGGGGAGGAGAAAGGACGCGGCAAGCTGCGCATGCATACCTTTGCGGATTTGATGAAGGGCGGCAGCGATGGGGAGACGACGGTGATCGCAGGCAACTTGAAGGACAGTCTGATGGTAGTCCGCGCAGAGCTTCCTGAAGATGACGATGAGCGCATGCCGCCGATTGATGAACCGCAATTGACCAAAGAGGAGATGGCCTTGCTGAAGTGGTGGGTCGAGCAAGGAGCCAGTGAAACGGTCACCCTGGCGGCGATCAAAAAGACTCCTGAAATTGAAGAATATTTGAAGGCTTACGCCAAGGCGAAACCGGCTGCCCCCAAGGCAGTGGTGGAGAAGCCAAAACCGAAGGAGTTGACCGAGGACGAGAAGAAGAAGATCGCCGTCGTGTCGGCAAAAATGACGGCATTGAGCGCCACGTTCATGCCGGTTTCATTGGAGACTCCGGGGCAGATGCGTTTTGCAGCGGTGAATGCGGCGGACAAGTTTGGGGACAAGGAAATGGCCGAGCTGGCACCGATCGGATTGACCGTGGTCTGGGCGGATTTCGCCAGGACCAAGATCACCGATGCCGGTCTGGCTTATGTGGCGGGCATGGACAATCTTGAGCGGCTGCATCTGGAGAACACGGGCATTACCGATGAAGGCCTTTCGCATCTGGGTCGCCTGACCAAACTGGAATATCTCAACTTGTATGGCACCAAGGTGACTGATGCGGGTCTGGCGAAGCTGGCAAACAACAAGGGATTGAAGAAGCTGTTTGTATGGCAAACCGGTGTGACGCCTGCGGGTGCGAAGAAGCTTGAGGAAGTCATTCCGGGGCTGGTGGTGAATGTTGGATTGACCGAGGCCGATGTGGCCAAACTGATTGAAGCTGCCAAACCTCCGGCACCTCCTGCGGCAGCGCCAGCACCGACCCCAGCTCCTGCTGCTGCTGCGAAACCGGCCACTGCCGCTCCAAAACCAGCGGCTACGGCAACTCCAGCTGCCCCCAAACCTGCTGA
- the rplS gene encoding 50S ribosomal protein L19, giving the protein MSIIAKIEQEQIKTNLPDFRVGDSIKVHTRVIEGAKERIQIFAGIVIARKGSGLNKAFTVRKISYGEGVERVFPLNTPRISKIEVTREGKVRRARLHYLRGRIGKEATTVKERD; this is encoded by the coding sequence ATGAGCATCATCGCCAAGATCGAGCAAGAACAAATCAAAACCAACCTCCCTGATTTTCGGGTGGGAGACAGCATCAAAGTTCACACCCGGGTTATCGAAGGTGCCAAAGAACGTATCCAGATTTTTGCTGGTATCGTGATTGCACGCAAGGGCAGTGGTTTGAACAAGGCTTTCACCGTCCGTAAGATCTCTTACGGCGAAGGTGTTGAGCGTGTGTTCCCTTTGAATACCCCGCGTATTTCCAAGATCGAAGTGACCCGTGAGGGCAAGGTGCGTCGTGCGCGTTTGCATTACTTGCGCGGTCGGATCGGCAAAGAGGCCACCACGGTCAAAGAGCGCGACTGA
- a CDS encoding M48 family metalloprotease, with amino-acid sequence MNWKSSFDVLVSPIFGVDKSAMGRRGGGGRSMSGCGMRLLIAGAIVAFALFQYFSLPSEVNQFTGREQKLNLDANEEIQMGLASAPQMAEQFGGLSQDKAARDLVARIGAKLVQLTDADETPYGNNFNFHLLADNKTVNAFALPGGQIFITEALFRVLKSEDELAGVLGHEIGHVVGRHSSEQIAKSNLFGRLATAVMVGAAGEDGGMGTARIAQMAAQMATMKYGRNDELEADRLAVLFLLQAGYDPESMIQVMEVLKKASGGGGGQPEFMSTHPNPDNRKEVIRAEIEKLKASGAAKPGGTGNLRRWRFEKSEGEIW; translated from the coding sequence ATGAATTGGAAATCCTCGTTCGATGTGCTGGTTTCGCCGATCTTTGGCGTTGATAAAAGTGCCATGGGACGCCGGGGCGGAGGCGGGAGGTCGATGTCGGGGTGTGGCATGCGCTTGCTGATTGCAGGGGCGATTGTGGCTTTTGCGTTGTTTCAGTATTTCAGTCTGCCTTCGGAAGTGAACCAATTTACGGGGCGCGAGCAGAAGCTGAATCTGGACGCCAATGAGGAAATTCAAATGGGGCTGGCGTCGGCTCCGCAGATGGCGGAGCAGTTTGGTGGGTTGTCTCAGGACAAGGCGGCGCGTGATCTGGTGGCGAGGATTGGGGCGAAACTGGTGCAGTTGACGGACGCGGATGAGACGCCTTATGGGAACAATTTCAACTTTCATCTCCTGGCGGACAATAAGACGGTGAATGCGTTTGCGTTGCCGGGCGGGCAGATTTTTATCACGGAGGCACTATTCCGTGTGTTGAAGTCGGAAGATGAACTGGCGGGAGTGTTGGGTCATGAAATTGGGCACGTGGTGGGTCGGCATTCTTCGGAGCAGATTGCGAAGTCGAATCTATTTGGTCGACTGGCGACGGCGGTGATGGTGGGGGCGGCCGGCGAAGATGGTGGGATGGGGACGGCGCGGATTGCCCAGATGGCGGCGCAGATGGCGACGATGAAATATGGTCGGAATGACGAACTGGAGGCCGACCGGCTGGCGGTGCTGTTTTTGTTGCAGGCGGGATATGATCCAGAGTCGATGATTCAGGTGATGGAGGTGTTGAAGAAGGCCTCCGGTGGAGGCGGCGGGCAGCCTGAGTTCATGAGCACGCATCCCAATCCGGACAATCGCAAGGAGGTGATCCGCGCGGAGATTGAAAAATTGAAGGCATCGGGGGCCGCGAAGCCAGGTGGGACGGGGAATCTCCGACGTTGGAGATTTGAGAAGTCGGAAGGCGAAATTTGGTGA
- a CDS encoding outer membrane protein, which translates to MTSLKSIVLSSALLAICPLASLCGGTPEVASSKEVIPSSNIKSAWEITIRPYGWLAGMEGTTGIRGYTAETDVAFEDILNNLDMTAALQMEVKHGRWMLLLDGMYLELSAGDDAPGRLLSNANIELTQIMAEAAIGYRLWEGERGYLDLYAGARYMRLDGDIGFEVDSAGVRSLSQDISEKAVTQITSAVRSTVSEVAVEVKSQARQKITAAAETLVNQKISQALENHPNLPKAIDFIRNSSGPVSESVRDLVAARIAEQQADLAVIQEAASAKVSAAKARALEKARRAVTRAEKKLAQRIEQQIEDSIPESVSGSADWVDPIVGFRGQFHFTDRLFAVGRADVGGFGVGSDLAWQAYAGLGWQASSHVSLEMGYRCLDMDYTSGGFTFDTMTSGVIVSLAFKF; encoded by the coding sequence ATGACCTCACTCAAATCTATCGTTTTATCATCTGCCTTGTTAGCCATTTGCCCCCTGGCAAGTCTCTGTGGTGGCACTCCCGAAGTTGCATCAAGCAAGGAAGTTATCCCTTCGAGCAACATCAAATCAGCTTGGGAAATCACCATCCGGCCATACGGCTGGCTGGCTGGAATGGAGGGGACGACTGGCATTCGAGGCTACACAGCAGAAACCGATGTGGCCTTTGAGGACATCTTAAACAATCTGGACATGACCGCCGCCCTGCAGATGGAGGTGAAGCATGGCCGCTGGATGTTGCTGCTCGACGGCATGTATCTCGAATTGTCTGCCGGCGATGATGCCCCGGGACGCTTGCTCTCGAACGCGAACATCGAACTGACACAAATCATGGCTGAAGCCGCCATTGGCTACCGGCTTTGGGAGGGCGAACGCGGTTACCTCGATCTCTATGCAGGCGCCCGCTACATGAGACTTGATGGCGACATAGGCTTTGAAGTGGACAGTGCCGGGGTTCGATCGCTATCGCAGGACATCAGCGAGAAAGCTGTCACCCAAATCACTTCCGCCGTTCGGAGCACTGTTTCAGAGGTCGCCGTGGAAGTGAAGTCCCAGGCGAGGCAGAAAATTACCGCCGCAGCAGAAACATTGGTGAATCAAAAAATCAGTCAAGCGCTTGAGAATCATCCGAATCTTCCCAAGGCCATTGATTTCATTCGAAACTCCAGTGGGCCTGTTAGCGAATCCGTTCGCGACCTTGTGGCCGCGCGGATTGCCGAGCAGCAGGCAGATTTGGCGGTCATTCAGGAAGCCGCCTCGGCAAAGGTCTCCGCAGCCAAAGCGCGTGCTTTGGAAAAAGCTCGTCGAGCCGTGACGCGCGCCGAGAAAAAGCTGGCCCAGCGCATTGAGCAACAAATCGAAGATTCCATCCCGGAATCCGTGTCTGGTTCGGCCGATTGGGTGGATCCGATTGTGGGCTTCCGTGGACAGTTCCATTTCACCGACCGGTTGTTTGCGGTTGGCCGGGCGGATGTCGGTGGTTTTGGCGTTGGATCCGATCTCGCCTGGCAGGCCTATGCCGGACTTGGCTGGCAGGCCAGTTCACACGTTTCTCTCGAAATGGGTTACCGTTGTCTGGATATGGACTACACCAGCGGCGGTTTCACTTTCGATACGATGACCTCCGGCGTCATCGTGTCTCTGGCGTTTAAGTTTTAG
- a CDS encoding DUF2092 domain-containing protein, whose amino-acid sequence MTAKHQLDPALGVGAGHEKGPMQITVKRPNQFYAIQQAGEETREIAFDGTTLCLMHPELKHHAMEPLKAGSIEQFADRVDERFGFRPPVAELLAGDAATQLFLNVTSARVIGTERVGWTRCQRLQFKQEGIVGDLWVGAKDKLPRRYRLTFTGVSGSPVWDIRFSKWELNGSVDETLFTKRPAKDSIKVTMLKSR is encoded by the coding sequence TTGACGGCAAAACACCAGCTTGATCCGGCGCTTGGCGTTGGTGCGGGACACGAAAAGGGACCGATGCAGATCACGGTTAAACGGCCCAATCAATTCTACGCGATTCAACAAGCGGGTGAGGAGACTCGTGAGATCGCGTTCGATGGAACAACGCTCTGTCTGATGCACCCAGAACTCAAGCACCACGCAATGGAGCCGCTCAAGGCCGGTTCCATCGAGCAGTTTGCGGATCGGGTCGACGAGCGTTTTGGCTTCCGTCCACCCGTGGCCGAGCTGCTGGCGGGTGATGCTGCCACACAGCTTTTCCTCAATGTCACTTCTGCCCGTGTGATCGGCACGGAGCGGGTCGGCTGGACCCGCTGCCAGCGACTTCAGTTCAAACAGGAAGGCATCGTTGGAGATCTTTGGGTGGGAGCAAAAGACAAGCTGCCACGCCGCTACCGGCTGACCTTTACTGGCGTTTCCGGCTCTCCCGTCTGGGACATCCGTTTCTCCAAATGGGAACTGAATGGTTCAGTGGACGAAACGCTTTTCACCAAACGTCCGGCCAAGGACTCCATCAAGGTGACCATGCTCAAAAGCCGATAA
- a CDS encoding DUF1254 domain-containing protein produces the protein MKRLNLFLAASFAGFCIAHPSAAQADLPAVEDVKAIAEEAYAYGLPLVMAYTASYEFWMDPGSSQYKSPIGELVHSRRVFTYEDTAVIVPNSDTPYSFVCLDLRAEPYVVTVPAVEKERYYSIQFVDWNTFNYGYIGSRATGSETGDYLVAGPDWKGEVPAGIKGVLRSSSQFTIAIFRTQLFGPDDMANVGRIQDGYQVKSLSAYLKQPAPPAAPAIDFPKSNEQLAKAHFFELLEFVMQFSPAGPEEADIRAKLARIGLGPGKKFDFKDLPPEHKAAALEGVKAGMSSVQARMGTIGKRINGWQVGSAFGDRAFYQGDWLLRAAAAQAGIFGNNAEEAVYPMTRWLPDGEIIDTSKHHYTLTFPAGHLPPAKAFWSVTMYDGKSQLLIKNPIDRYLINSPMLPGMKTNDDGSITVYIQKDSPGAEKEANWLPAPNGPIYMVMRLYWPKIEAPSILPPGEGTWAPPAVTKVK, from the coding sequence ATGAAACGACTGAACCTGTTCCTAGCGGCAAGCTTCGCCGGATTCTGCATTGCCCATCCCAGCGCTGCTCAGGCTGATCTGCCTGCGGTCGAGGACGTGAAGGCCATTGCTGAGGAGGCCTATGCCTACGGCCTGCCGCTCGTGATGGCTTACACGGCCAGCTACGAATTCTGGATGGATCCAGGCTCCTCCCAATACAAGAGCCCCATTGGCGAGCTTGTGCATAGCCGCCGAGTCTTCACCTACGAGGACACGGCGGTCATCGTGCCGAACAGCGACACACCGTATTCGTTTGTCTGCCTCGACTTACGGGCTGAGCCCTACGTCGTCACCGTTCCGGCCGTGGAAAAGGAGCGCTATTACTCCATCCAGTTCGTCGACTGGAACACCTTTAACTATGGCTATATCGGCAGCCGCGCGACGGGCAGCGAAACGGGCGATTACCTCGTCGCCGGGCCCGACTGGAAGGGCGAAGTTCCCGCCGGGATCAAAGGCGTGCTGCGCTCCTCGTCTCAGTTCACCATTGCCATCTTCCGCACGCAACTCTTCGGCCCTGATGACATGGCGAATGTTGGCCGAATTCAAGACGGCTATCAGGTGAAGTCCCTCTCCGCATATCTCAAGCAGCCCGCGCCGCCCGCCGCCCCTGCGATTGATTTCCCCAAAAGCAACGAGCAGCTGGCCAAAGCCCATTTCTTCGAACTGTTGGAGTTCGTCATGCAGTTCTCACCGGCTGGACCGGAAGAAGCAGACATCCGCGCCAAGCTCGCCCGTATAGGTCTTGGCCCAGGGAAGAAGTTTGACTTCAAGGATCTTCCACCCGAGCACAAAGCAGCCGCCTTGGAAGGCGTGAAAGCCGGCATGTCGAGCGTGCAGGCGCGCATGGGAACGATCGGGAAGCGCATCAATGGATGGCAGGTCGGCTCGGCTTTCGGTGATCGCGCTTTTTACCAGGGCGACTGGCTCCTGCGTGCCGCTGCGGCGCAGGCGGGTATCTTTGGCAACAACGCCGAAGAGGCCGTCTATCCCATGACTCGCTGGCTGCCGGATGGCGAGATCATCGACACCTCCAAGCACCACTACACCCTGACGTTCCCAGCGGGACATCTGCCGCCTGCAAAGGCGTTCTGGTCAGTCACGATGTATGACGGCAAAAGTCAGCTGCTCATCAAAAATCCGATCGATCGTTACCTGATCAATTCGCCGATGCTGCCCGGCATGAAGACGAATGATGATGGTTCGATCACTGTCTATATCCAGAAAGACAGCCCTGGCGCGGAAAAGGAAGCCAACTGGCTGCCCGCACCCAATGGTCCCATCTACATGGTCATGCGCCTCTACTGGCCGAAGATCGAGGCACCCTCCATCCTGCCTCCCGGAGAGGGCACGTGGGCACCGCCAGCCGTGACCAAGGTGAAATGA
- a CDS encoding arylsulfatase, with protein sequence MKSKPPLALLGLALGIILTLSANIDAEADTLDRTSLPIPEPQPASIATLDARDATAPPRFAVTAPKDAPNVVIVLIDDIGFGASSAFGGPIKMPTLEKLASSGLRYNRFHTTALCSPTRTALLTGHNHHANNAGAIMELATGFPGNTGIRPREISTLAEILRQNGYSTGAFGKYHETPPWEVSVSGPFDRWPTGSGFDKFYGFIGGETNQWAPAIFDGVARAEPVLSPTYHFTVDMTDKAIQWVSAQQTLTPDKPFYMYFATGATHAPHHAPKEWIEKYKGQFNGGWDKLREETFERQKKMGVIPASTKLTARPKEIPGWDGMSEQQKKLFERQMETFAGFAAHTDDQVGRLVAQLEKIGELDNTLFFYIVGDNGSSAEGGPEGTYNEMMALNGIVGKAEQMMDHIDTWGGPTTFPHFAIGWAWATNTPFQWTKQVASHFGGTRNGMVMHWPKGIKAKGEFRSQFHHVIDVAPTALEAAKIPQPKTVNGIAQRPMDGISMLYSADAPNAADQRTTQYFEMFGNRGIYHEGWVACTRHSIPWLMVPLPSVKDDVWELYKVDDDFSQADNLAAENPAKLKELQAVFLKEAERNHVLPIDDRRSERFDPEIAGRPDLLGGRKSLTVYPGMIGMMENAFINVKGRHHTIEAEIEIPEGKANGVIIAQAGYFGGWTLYLKDGKPRHEYNWFAIERTNIGGDEPLAAGKHILGYEFIPDAAKPGTGGKSILSVNGKKVAEAQIPKTQPFAFSADEGADVGIDAETNVSPDYQPGLPSTFTGKIFKVTVEQK encoded by the coding sequence ATGAAATCAAAACCACCTCTCGCCCTCCTCGGCCTCGCATTGGGGATAATCCTGACGCTTTCAGCCAACATTGATGCCGAAGCCGACACACTCGACCGCACCTCTCTGCCGATTCCAGAGCCGCAGCCAGCCAGCATTGCCACACTCGATGCGCGCGATGCAACGGCACCGCCGCGCTTCGCGGTGACCGCTCCTAAGGACGCACCGAACGTGGTCATCGTGCTGATCGATGACATTGGCTTTGGTGCCAGTAGCGCGTTTGGCGGGCCAATCAAGATGCCGACGCTGGAGAAGCTTGCAAGCAGCGGACTGCGCTACAATCGCTTTCACACCACCGCACTGTGCAGTCCGACCCGCACGGCACTGCTCACGGGCCATAATCATCATGCCAACAACGCGGGTGCGATCATGGAACTGGCGACGGGTTTCCCCGGCAATACCGGCATCCGTCCCCGCGAGATTTCAACGCTTGCCGAGATCCTCAGGCAAAACGGCTACAGCACCGGCGCGTTTGGCAAATACCACGAGACGCCGCCGTGGGAGGTGTCCGTTTCGGGTCCCTTTGATCGCTGGCCAACCGGCTCGGGTTTCGATAAGTTTTACGGATTCATCGGTGGCGAGACCAACCAATGGGCACCCGCGATCTTCGACGGCGTGGCTCGCGCGGAACCCGTGCTATCGCCGACCTACCACTTCACTGTCGACATGACGGACAAGGCGATCCAATGGGTCAGCGCGCAACAGACGCTCACGCCGGACAAACCGTTCTACATGTATTTCGCCACTGGCGCGACACACGCCCCGCACCACGCGCCAAAGGAATGGATCGAAAAATACAAAGGCCAGTTCAACGGCGGTTGGGACAAGCTGCGCGAGGAGACTTTTGAGCGCCAGAAAAAGATGGGCGTCATTCCGGCGAGCACCAAGTTGACCGCGCGGCCCAAGGAAATCCCGGGATGGGACGGCATGAGCGAGCAGCAAAAGAAACTCTTCGAGCGTCAGATGGAAACCTTCGCTGGCTTTGCCGCGCACACCGACGATCAGGTGGGCCGACTGGTGGCGCAGCTCGAAAAAATTGGTGAGTTGGACAACACGCTATTCTTCTACATTGTCGGCGACAACGGTTCCAGCGCTGAGGGCGGCCCGGAAGGCACTTACAATGAAATGATGGCGCTCAACGGGATCGTCGGCAAAGCCGAGCAGATGATGGATCATATCGACACCTGGGGCGGGCCAACCACCTTCCCGCACTTTGCCATCGGCTGGGCCTGGGCGACCAATACGCCATTCCAGTGGACCAAGCAGGTGGCTTCGCACTTCGGCGGCACGCGCAATGGCATGGTGATGCACTGGCCGAAGGGCATCAAGGCCAAGGGCGAATTCCGCAGCCAGTTTCATCATGTCATTGATGTCGCTCCGACCGCGTTGGAGGCGGCGAAGATTCCACAACCGAAAACCGTGAACGGCATTGCGCAGCGCCCGATGGATGGTATCTCGATGCTTTACTCCGCCGACGCGCCGAATGCCGCCGACCAGCGCACAACGCAATACTTCGAAATGTTCGGCAATCGTGGCATATATCACGAGGGCTGGGTCGCCTGCACACGGCACTCGATCCCATGGCTCATGGTTCCGCTGCCGTCGGTGAAAGACGACGTGTGGGAGCTTTACAAGGTCGATGACGACTTCAGTCAGGCCGACAACCTCGCCGCTGAAAACCCCGCGAAGCTCAAGGAACTCCAGGCAGTCTTTCTCAAGGAAGCCGAACGCAACCACGTGCTGCCCATCGACGATCGTCGCTCCGAGCGCTTTGATCCCGAGATCGCTGGTCGTCCTGATCTGCTCGGCGGTCGCAAGTCGCTCACCGTCTATCCCGGCATGATTGGGATGATGGAAAACGCGTTCATCAACGTGAAGGGCCGGCATCACACCATCGAAGCCGAAATTGAAATTCCCGAGGGCAAGGCAAACGGAGTGATCATCGCGCAGGCCGGTTATTTCGGCGGATGGACCCTCTATCTCAAGGACGGCAAACCGCGTCACGAATACAACTGGTTTGCCATTGAGCGCACCAACATCGGCGGCGACGAGCCCCTGGCAGCGGGCAAGCACATTCTGGGTTATGAGTTCATTCCGGACGCCGCCAAGCCCGGCACTGGCGGGAAATCGATTCTGAGTGTGAATGGCAAAAAAGTCGCTGAGGCGCAGATCCCGAAAACGCAACCCTTCGCCTTCTCCGCCGATGAAGGCGCGGATGTAGGGATTGATGCGGAAACCAACGTTTCGCCCGACTATCAACCGGGTCTGCCAAGCACGTTTACCGGCAAGATCTTCAAAGTGACGGTCGAGCAAAAATAA
- a CDS encoding response regulator, with protein MLINPPSICILDDDASVLRSIVHLLESGGFAASSFQHVAEFLAHVHEHEIKLAILDVFLGEENGLVVQTQLRRIAPDTQVIVMTGREQPGMQATAMENGAKAFLLKPFEDEMFLEQVREALSDIG; from the coding sequence ATGCTCATCAATCCCCCTTCGATTTGTATTCTTGATGACGATGCCTCGGTGCTTCGTTCGATCGTTCATCTTCTGGAATCGGGTGGATTCGCGGCTTCGAGTTTTCAACATGTTGCCGAGTTTTTGGCACATGTTCACGAACATGAGATCAAGCTTGCGATTTTAGACGTTTTTCTGGGCGAGGAGAATGGTCTTGTGGTGCAGACTCAACTGCGTCGCATCGCGCCAGACACTCAAGTGATCGTCATGACGGGTCGCGAGCAGCCGGGCATGCAGGCGACTGCCATGGAAAATGGAGCGAAGGCTTTTTTATTGAAGCCATTCGAGGATGAAATGTTTCTCGAGCAGGTTCGCGAGGCGCTCAGTGACATCGGTTGA
- a CDS encoding response regulator transcription factor, with translation MKPEAAKVFIVDDDASVRSSLANLLESADFDSEEFPSAEDFLAVAPHSGPACLVLDVCMPCLNGLALQERLAAEGRFERIVFITGHGDIPMGIKAMKHGAVDFLPKPFDDHALLEAVKQALAHSAATRQKRGFRAEARARVAQLNAKEYEVFRLLIAGLLNKQIAEQLSVAIRTVKRHRSSVMEKLGVCSMAELTRLAQQAGVQPLYELSPRGHGESA, from the coding sequence ATGAAACCAGAGGCCGCAAAAGTCTTCATCGTTGATGATGATGCCTCGGTTCGTTCGAGTCTGGCCAACCTGCTGGAGAGCGCGGACTTTGATTCGGAAGAATTCCCTAGTGCGGAGGACTTTTTGGCGGTTGCTCCTCATTCCGGGCCTGCCTGTCTGGTGCTGGATGTGTGCATGCCGTGTTTGAATGGGCTGGCCTTGCAGGAGCGGCTGGCTGCGGAAGGCCGGTTCGAGAGGATCGTTTTCATCACTGGTCATGGAGACATTCCGATGGGCATCAAGGCCATGAAACACGGGGCGGTTGATTTTTTGCCCAAGCCATTTGATGACCATGCGCTGCTGGAGGCGGTGAAGCAGGCGTTGGCGCATTCCGCAGCGACCCGCCAAAAGCGGGGATTCAGGGCGGAAGCTCGTGCGCGGGTCGCGCAATTGAATGCCAAAGAATATGAGGTTTTTCGTCTACTGATCGCCGGACTGTTGAACAAGCAGATCGCCGAACAATTGAGCGTGGCCATCCGCACGGTGAAGCGGCATCGCAGCAGTGTGATGGAGAAGCTCGGGGTTTGTTCCATGGCAGAGTTAACCCGATTGGCGCAACAGGCCGGGGTGCAGCCGCTCTATGAGCTGTCACCAAGGGGCCATGGCGAATCAGCCTGA